A part of Chroococcidiopsis sp. TS-821 genomic DNA contains:
- a CDS encoding alkaline phosphatase, producing the protein MANNHVIFIHPDGASPAHFTMARLVKEGPDGRLNWDTLDEARVYLGHMEDQLTGTSNGGAVTHATGVKVYAESFGFEVVRDENGNPVVDEATGRVVEEELTALSGTNQTIMQEAVAANKATALINSGAIAEPGSGAFAAKVGQADVPAGAVGFGAFPRGQFAEITRQVVESGIDVILGGGLINYLPVGTKPPAEAVYAESAQQLDAISTDANIRPDINLIELAESLGYTVVYTEEQLKAAAANPKILKVLGIFANEDTFNDNIPTPEGNLRGVEENLLATDTEPYVPTAPTVGEMLKAAQTILERNPKFENGSFTVLEEEGTDNFGNINNASGTLEALLRTDEAIGVAKEFYERHPNTLIITAADSDAGGLQIDDTDAIVGTFRTNPTGLDLPEFPDFENPGDGQNGVGTEAFVTQPSASGNTYNFGAAWAATPDFAGAIVSKAHGLNADKLPVTLDNTDIYRAMYETLFGVDLPDREVPEFVPAPEATKDTGNVIFIHPDGTSPSMYGFARFASQGPDGRLNYDQFSNSGVYLGHMRDQIVGTSNAGAVTHATGVKAQAGSFGLDEFGDPVVSRSGKRGVTILEEAIAAGKATAVINSGFIAEPGTGAFLAEVENRSDVTEITKQILESGVDIILGGGEIHYLPVGTVGRFGQEGIRTDGRNLIEEAEAAGYTVVFSKEELQNLPEGTTKLLGIFAAEDTYNDNPEELNQSLGLDSYGQFLPDGTPTNPPTISEMLAAALPILSADPDGFMVVAEEEGTDNLANNNNSRGVLEATLRADAAFGVAMDFIREQDPNTLLITAADSEAGGIQVWQPTPFLPALPETVDLALTLPTNPTDTETFQNPVDGSEGRIPPLTTFQAQPSLDGEMGNFVTAWAGTNDFSGSIVAKTYGMNADLLNSTVDNTEIYQIMYQTLFGLNSLPDYQDGTNEGDELIGGDGRDVIVAFGGDDTVAGGLGDDILYGGEGNDLLRGDLNLRAPQNNRRGGDDLIYGGTGNDRISGKSGNDTLYGEAGDDIIWGDAGDDLLWGGLGNDTLIGNNFSGGSGNNTFVLAAGEGIDTIVDFHIERDKIGLTNGLTFRDLAIGQSGSSSLITLGEEILAVVNGVNANDFTANTFVAV; encoded by the coding sequence ATGGCTAATAATCACGTTATCTTCATTCATCCAGATGGTGCTAGTCCCGCTCACTTCACGATGGCTCGCTTAGTCAAAGAAGGACCAGATGGTCGCCTTAATTGGGATACGTTAGATGAAGCCCGCGTTTATCTCGGTCATATGGAAGACCAGTTGACTGGGACTTCTAATGGTGGTGCGGTCACCCACGCAACAGGTGTGAAGGTGTATGCCGAATCGTTTGGGTTTGAGGTTGTTCGTGACGAGAACGGCAATCCTGTTGTTGATGAAGCAACTGGGCGAGTGGTCGAAGAAGAACTGACAGCGCTCTCTGGCACTAACCAGACCATTATGCAAGAAGCAGTTGCTGCCAATAAAGCGACGGCATTAATCAACTCTGGCGCGATCGCAGAGCCTGGTTCGGGTGCCTTTGCTGCGAAAGTGGGGCAAGCTGATGTACCTGCAGGAGCTGTAGGGTTTGGTGCATTTCCGCGAGGTCAGTTTGCTGAAATTACGCGTCAAGTGGTTGAGTCAGGCATTGATGTGATTCTGGGTGGCGGTTTGATAAACTATCTACCTGTGGGGACAAAGCCACCAGCAGAAGCGGTCTATGCTGAGTCTGCTCAGCAGCTGGATGCAATTTCCACCGACGCTAACATTCGTCCTGATATTAACCTCATTGAGTTAGCCGAGAGCTTGGGCTATACAGTTGTTTATACAGAAGAGCAACTCAAAGCAGCAGCCGCTAACCCCAAAATTCTCAAAGTGTTGGGGATTTTTGCTAATGAAGATACGTTTAATGATAATATTCCTACCCCAGAGGGAAACCTGCGCGGTGTAGAAGAAAACCTTTTAGCAACGGACACTGAACCCTACGTACCGACTGCTCCGACGGTTGGTGAAATGCTCAAGGCAGCCCAGACCATTTTAGAGCGCAATCCTAAGTTTGAGAACGGTTCGTTCACAGTATTAGAGGAAGAAGGAACGGATAATTTTGGCAATATTAATAACGCCTCTGGTACGCTAGAAGCACTATTGCGTACGGATGAAGCGATCGGGGTAGCGAAAGAATTTTATGAAAGACACCCGAACACGCTGATTATTACAGCTGCTGATAGCGATGCAGGCGGTTTGCAGATTGATGATACAGATGCGATCGTCGGCACTTTTCGCACGAATCCAACAGGACTGGATTTGCCAGAGTTCCCTGACTTTGAAAATCCAGGCGATGGTCAAAATGGAGTTGGTACTGAAGCGTTCGTCACGCAGCCATCTGCTAGTGGTAATACTTATAACTTTGGTGCCGCTTGGGCTGCTACGCCTGACTTTGCTGGGGCAATTGTGAGCAAAGCTCACGGACTCAACGCAGACAAGTTACCAGTTACCCTCGACAATACTGACATTTATCGGGCAATGTACGAAACTCTATTCGGTGTCGATTTGCCCGATCGCGAAGTGCCTGAATTTGTTCCTGCACCAGAAGCTACAAAAGACACGGGAAACGTTATATTCATTCACCCCGACGGCACTAGCCCTTCGATGTATGGCTTTGCTCGCTTTGCTTCCCAAGGACCTGACGGTCGCCTCAATTACGACCAGTTCTCGAATTCTGGAGTTTATCTAGGTCACATGAGGGATCAAATTGTCGGTACGTCTAATGCGGGTGCAGTTACTCATGCTACAGGAGTTAAAGCTCAAGCAGGCTCCTTTGGACTCGACGAATTTGGAGACCCTGTTGTATCTCGCTCTGGCAAGCGCGGTGTCACGATTCTGGAAGAGGCGATCGCCGCAGGTAAAGCGACAGCAGTCATTAACTCTGGTTTCATCGCCGAACCTGGCACAGGTGCATTCTTGGCAGAAGTAGAGAACCGTAGCGATGTTACTGAGATTACAAAACAAATTTTGGAGTCTGGTGTAGACATTATTCTGGGTGGTGGCGAAATCCACTATCTCCCTGTAGGTACAGTGGGTCGCTTCGGTCAAGAAGGAATCCGTACAGACGGACGTAACCTAATTGAAGAAGCAGAAGCTGCTGGTTACACAGTGGTCTTCAGCAAAGAGGAACTGCAAAATCTTCCTGAAGGCACTACTAAGCTTTTAGGAATCTTCGCAGCGGAAGATACCTACAACGATAACCCCGAAGAGTTGAATCAGTCCCTCGGCTTGGATAGCTACGGTCAGTTTCTACCCGACGGCACTCCTACTAATCCGCCTACTATCTCAGAAATGTTAGCAGCCGCCTTGCCTATTCTCTCGGCAGACCCTGATGGATTTATGGTTGTCGCCGAAGAAGAAGGAACTGACAATCTCGCAAACAATAACAATTCTCGCGGTGTTTTAGAAGCAACGCTACGAGCAGATGCTGCTTTTGGCGTCGCGATGGACTTTATCCGCGAACAAGACCCTAATACCCTGCTGATTACTGCTGCGGATAGCGAAGCCGGTGGTATTCAAGTATGGCAACCCACTCCTTTTTTACCTGCGCTTCCTGAAACCGTTGACTTGGCGTTGACGTTGCCCACCAATCCTACCGATACCGAAACCTTCCAAAACCCTGTCGATGGTAGTGAAGGTCGCATTCCCCCATTGACTACCTTTCAAGCACAGCCTAGCCTTGATGGTGAAATGGGTAACTTTGTTACCGCCTGGGCTGGAACAAATGATTTTTCTGGCAGCATTGTTGCTAAAACCTACGGTATGAACGCAGATCTGCTGAACTCAACGGTAGACAATACCGAGATTTATCAGATCATGTATCAAACTCTATTTGGCTTAAACTCTCTGCCAGATTACCAGGATGGCACTAACGAAGGCGATGAACTCATTGGTGGTGATGGTAGAGACGTAATTGTTGCCTTTGGTGGCGATGATACTGTCGCCGGTGGACTTGGCGATGATATCCTCTATGGTGGCGAGGGAAACGATCTTCTCCGAGGTGACCTAAATCTTCGCGCTCCTCAGAACAATCGACGTGGGGGCGACGACCTCATCTACGGTGGCACTGGCAATGACCGGATTAGTGGTAAATCAGGTAATGACACGCTTTATGGCGAAGCGGGTGACGACATCATTTGGGGCGATGCTGGCGATGACTTGCTGTGGGGTGGACTGGGCAATGATACCCTAATTGGTAATAACTTCTCCGGTGGTAGTGGCAATAACAC
- a CDS encoding cytochrome b/b6 domain-containing protein gives MTDNDLEQGRSPLIPRQNLPAKVFHWLNIISLLLMITSGLQIYNANPVFGGRNGIPFPPIFLLGGWLAGGRHWHFAAMWLFALNLLWYGVYILVTRRWRHRFVSSKDIKALQRTQNQKRRNYAWHRITYTAIIPILLLAIFTGLGMYKPAQFHWIVDCFGSWQALRIVHFATVPLVVIYAAIHSWLSLKVGGSRLVESMFW, from the coding sequence ATGACTGATAATGATTTAGAACAAGGGCGATCGCCTCTTATACCGCGACAAAATCTCCCTGCTAAAGTTTTTCATTGGCTCAACATCATTAGTTTGTTGTTAATGATTACCAGTGGATTACAAATTTACAACGCAAATCCTGTCTTTGGCGGACGTAACGGTATTCCTTTCCCACCAATATTTTTGTTAGGAGGTTGGCTAGCAGGTGGGAGACACTGGCATTTTGCGGCAATGTGGCTATTTGCACTCAATTTGTTGTGGTACGGTGTTTATATTTTAGTGACGCGCCGCTGGCGACATCGATTTGTGAGCAGTAAGGATATCAAAGCGCTACAGCGTACTCAAAATCAAAAGCGACGCAACTATGCTTGGCATCGCATTACTTATACGGCAATTATTCCAATATTGCTATTAGCGATATTTACTGGATTAGGAATGTATAAACCTGCTCAATTTCACTGGATTGTTGATTGTTTTGGCAGTTGGCAAGCTTTAAGAATCGTTCACTTTGCAACAGTACCATTAGTCGTTATCTACGCAGCAATTCACTCGTGGTTAAGCTTAAAAGTTGGCGGTTCGCGTCTAGTTGAATCAATGTTTTGGTAA